In the genome of Streptomyces violaceoruber, the window CGCGGACTTGCGTGTGCCCTGCGTCTCTTCGTCTTCGCCTGCGCGGCCGCCGGTCAGCTCCCGCGCAGGTACTGCGGGGTCGGCGGCAGCGACTTCGCCGGGTCGTCCATGGTCTCCGACAGCCACTCCTCGTACGAGTGCTGCCACCCGTCGGCCCGGTCCGCGCGCCACTGTTCGAGGACCCGGTTGACCCGGCGTACCAGATCGTCGGCGTCCTTCTTCATCGCCACGCCGTAGTACTCGGTCGTGAAGGCGTCGCCCTTCAGCTCCACCGTCGGGTCCTGCGCGGCCTGGCTCGCGGCGAGGGCGCCGTCGGTGACCACCGCGTCGACCTCGCCGAGCTGGAGCCGGACCAGGCAGTCGAGTTGGTTGGGGACGGTGGTGCGCAGGTCGACGCCCTCGGCGAGCCTGCCGTCCTTCTGGTCCTGCTCCAGTGTGCTCAGCGCCGTCGAACCGGCCGCCGTGCAGATCTCCTTGCCGGCCAGCGTGCCGTCGTATCCCGTGATCTTCGAGGACTTGGGTGCCAGCACCTGCTGGCCGGTCCTGAAGTAGGGGGCGGAGAACGCGACGTCCTCCAGCCGGTCGCAGTTGATGGTCATCGTGCGGACCACCATGTCGACCCGGCCGTCCTGGATCGCGGGGACGCGCTGGTCGGTGGGTATCGCCTTGAACTGCACGGCGTCCTCGTCGCCGAGGACGTCCTTCGCTATCCGGTGCGCCAGGTCGATGTCGAAGCCCTCCAGTTCGGCGTCGCCGCCGCTGTTCGGGTCGCGGTAGCCCCAGCGGAAGCTGTTCTGGTCGACGCCGACGATCAGCTTGCGCTTCTCGCCCTCGCGGGCGCGGATCCGGTCGATGGTGGGCCCGTCGTCCCCGGACGGGGCAAGGGTCTGCTTCTCCGGGTCGGTGCACTCCTGCGCGGCCCGCGCCTGGCTGCCGTGGGTGGCGCCGTGGCCGTCGTCCGCCGCACCGTCGCGGCCGCTTCCTCCGCCTCCGCCGTGCCAGGGGACCGCCGGCAGGAGCAGGGCCGCCAGCACGGCGAGAACGCAGGCGAAGGCCATCGCCCCCACTCCGCCCCAGCCCTTCAGGCCGGTCCGCAACCGTCCCGCTCGCATCCTCACGCCCCCTTTCACGGGTCCTGCCTCCTCGGGCCGCACGGGCACCTCTTCCCACCGGCCTGCCGGGCCGCACCCCGCCTCACCGGTACTCCGACAGCCTGCGGCCGATGCCTATGAGCGCGCCGGCCGCCCCCAGCGCGGCGAGCACGCCGGCGCCCTGCGGCAGGTAGCGCATCGCGTCCAGACCGTCGCCCGCCGCCTGCTCGAACTCCGCCTTCTCGTGCTTCAGGGCGGTGGCGAGGGCGGCGTCGACGCCGTCGAAGCATTCCACCGTGGCACCGTCGCCGCCGATCACCAGGTTCAGCGCCTGCTGGTAGTTGCCGTTCTCGTCCTGCGTACGGGCCGAGGTGTGGCGCTTCTTCCACTCCGTCATGTTGCCGTTCGCCGTGTCGACGGGCTGTTCGCCCGCCTTGTCGTCGGCGAGCCGTGCCGCCTCGGCCAGCGCCCTGCCGAGGCCGTCCATGTTCTTGCCGAAGGCCAGGTCGTAGGAGTCGTACGTCTTGTCGCCCACCTTGGTCGTCTCCGCGCCGCGGGAGACCAGGGTCAGGTTCTCGTTGCCCCGGGCCTTGAGGGAGGCGATGCGGGCCTCGTTCAGCGCGTTCAGGGAGCGGACGCCGTGCTCGTGGGATTCGGTCAGGTTCGACCGCGCGACGCTGTGGCCGACGACCAGCCAGAGCAGTACGACGGCGGAGGCGGCGGTCGCCGCGACCATCCCGTGGTTCAGGACGCGGTTGGTGCGCCGGTAGGTGCGGTGCTGGGCCCAGGCCAGCGCGGCGAGCAGGACGACGCCGAGGGCGATCGCCGCCCAGGGGTAGGGCTTGGCGTCGCCGTAGTCGGCGCCCAGCCGCTGGTTCTCCTTCGTGTAGAGGTCCTCCGCCGCCGGGAGCATCTCCTTCTGCATCTTCTCGTTGGCGTAGCGCAGATAGGCGCCGCCGACCGGGAAGCCCTGCCGGTTGTAGGTGCGGGCGCGCTCGACCAGGCCCTTGTACTCGGGCAGCAGGCGGTTGAGCTTCGCGATGGTGGTCGCCGCGGGCGACTTCGGCTCGGAGTTGGCGGCGGCCGTCACGAGCCCCTCGGCGGCCGCGCGGATCCCGTTGTCGTAGCGCGTGCGGGAGTCCTCCGTCTCCTGGCCGCCGGCCAGGAAGCCGCTGGAGGCGGCGGTGTTGGCCTCGGCGAGGGAGCGGTAGATGTCGGCCGCCGCGGAGCTGAGCGGCTGGCTGCGGGTGAGCACGTCGTCGGCGGCCGCGGCCCGCTCGTTCATCTGCCAGGCGGTGACGGTGCCGAAGGCGACGACGAGCACGGCGAGCAGCGCGCCGATGATGCGCAGCCGCCCCGGCTCGGTGACCGCCGCCGCGCGCAGCCGGTCCACGCCCTCGGCGAAGGCGGTACGACGCGGCGCCGTGCCCGGCGGCGGTGCCGCGCTGCTCCCCGGCGGTTGAGTCACCGCTGACCTCCCCCATGGTCATCCGTCGCCGCAAGTATCGCCGTCCGCACCGACATTCGCACCGGCCTTCGTCCGATCCTGATGTGATCCCGGTGCAACGCACCACCCCTGCCCATGAATACGCCACGGGAACCGGTTCGGTTCCCGTGGCGGCTCAGGCGGCGAAGTGCTCCCGGGCCCGCTCACCGGCCCCGGGCGCAGCGCCCACGTGGTCGAGCCCCAGGAGCACGGCACCGAGCACGGGCCGGGCCGTCACCACCCTGGGTACGGCCTTGGGGGCGCGGGCCGCCAGCAGCTCCCGTATCCGCTGGTCGAGTTGCGGATGCCGGGCCGCCAGCACGCTGCCGCCCAGCACCACCGGCGCGGGCTCGGCCAGCAGGTCGAGGCGGGTCAGCGCGACCGTGGCCATGGCCACCACCTCGTCGGCCTGCCGGTCCACGACCGACCGGGCGAGCGGGTCGCCGCCCGCGGCCGTGGCGAACAGCACCGGGGTCAGCTCGTGCCGCCGTACCGGCTCGACCCGCCGCAGGTGCAGGGCCTCGATGAGGGCGTACATCGAGTCGAGGCCGAAGTGGGCCGGCAGGGTGCGGGCCAGCTCGGTCGGCTCCCCCCGCCCGTCCTCCGCGCGCGCGGCGTGCCACAGCGCCTCCTCGGCCAGCCCCCAGCCGCCGCCCCAGTCCCCGGAGATGCGGCCGATGGCCGGGAAGCGGGCGGTACGGCCGTCGGGGCGCATGCCGACGCAGTTCACGCCCGCCCCGCACACGACGGCGACGCCCAACGGTTCGTCGACGCCCGCCCGCAGGAGCGCGAACGTGTCGTTGCGCACCTCGACGCTCCCGCCCCACGCGCGCGCGTGCAGCGCGGCGGCCAGCTGTTCCTCCTCCACGGGCAGGTCGGCGTTGGCCAGGCACGCCGACACGTGGCCGACGGCGGTGACCCCGGCCGCCGCGAAGGCCCGCGTCACCGCGTCCGCCAGGGCGTCCACGGCCCGCTCGACACCCACGGCGGGCGGCCGGAAGGCCCCGCCGCGCGCCGTGGCGAGTACCTCGCCGTCGGCCGCCACCACGGCCACGTCGGTCTTGCTGTTGCCCGCGTCGACGGCGAGGACGCTTGCGCTCAGGCCCACGCCAGGTGCTCCCGGTTGTGTGCGATCAGCCGGTCGGTGAGCTGCTCGGCGTACGCGTACTGGCCGACGAGGGGGTGGGCGAGCAGCGCCCGGAAGACCCGGTCCCGCCCGCCGCGCAGGGCCGCGTCCAGGGCCAGGTCCTCGTACGCGGTGACGTTCGCCATCAGCCCCGCGTACAGCGGGTCCACGTCCGCCACCGGCAGCGGGGCGGCGCCCTTGCCGCCCACCGCCGCCGGGACCTCGATCACCGCGTCGTCGGGGAGGAAGGGCAGCGTGCCCCGGTTGTAGGTGTTCACCACCTGGTACGGGGAGCCCGCGCCGCCGAGCAGGGCGGCGGCGAGGTCGACGGCGGCCTCGGAGTAGTAGGCGCCGCCGCGCTTGGCGAGCAGCGCGGGCTTCTCGTCCAGGGCCGGGTCGCCGTACATCTGAAGCAGTTGCCGTTCCATCTCCGCGACCTCGGCGGCCCGGGACGGCTTGGTGCGCAGCTCGTCGACGACCTCGTCGTGGGCGTAGTAGTAGCGCAGGTAGTAGGAGGGGACGACGCCCAGCCGGTCCAGGAGCGGCCGGGGCAGGCGCAGGTCGGCGGCGACGGCCTCCCCGTGCTCGGCCAGCAGGCGGGGCAGCACGTCCTCGCCCTCGGGGCCGCCGAGGCGTACGCCGGTCTCCCAGGTGAGGTGGTTGAGGCCGACGTGGTCCAGGTGGACGTCGGCCGGTGCCACCCCGAGCAGCGCGGCGAACTTGCGCTGGAGCCCGATCGCCACGTTGCACAGGCCGACCGCCCGGTGCCCGGCCTGGAGCAGGGCGCGGGTGACGATGCCGACCGGGTTGGTGAAGTCGATGATCCAGGCGTCCGGGTTGGCCCGGCGCACCCGCTCGGCGATGTCCAGCACCACCGGCACCGTGCGCAGCGCCTTGGCGAGACCGCCCGCGCCGGTCGTCTCCTGCCCGACGCAGCCGCACTCCAGCGGCCAGGTCTCGTCCTGCTGCCTGGCCGCCTGTCCGCCGACCCGCAGCTGGAGCAGTACGGCGTCGGCGCCGTCGACGGCCGCGTCCAGGTCGGAGGTGGTGACCACGCGGCCGGCGTGCCCCTGCCTGGCGAAGATGCGGCGGGCGAGACCGCCCACCAGCTCCAGCCGGTCCGCCGCCGGATCGACGAGCACCAGCTCCTCGACGGGCAGCGTGTCCCGCAACCGGGCGAAGCCGTCGATCAGTTCGGGCGTGTAGGTCGAACCGCCGCCGACCACGGTGAGTTTCATGAAGTCATCAACCCTTTACTCCGGTCAGTGTGACGCCCTCGACGAACGCCTTCTGCGCGAAGAAGAACACGAGGATCACGGGGGCCATGACCAGCACGGTCGCGGCCATGGTGAGGTTCCAGTCGGTGTGGTGGGCGCCCTTGAAGGATTCCAGGCCGTAGGAGAGGGTCCAGGCGCCGGGGTTCTCGGAGGCGTAGATCTGGGGGCCGAAGTAGTCGTTCCAGGCGTAGAAGAACTGGAAGAGGGCCACGGCCGCGATGCCCGGCCTGGCCATCGGCAGGACGACCCTCAGCAGGGTGCGCAGCTCCCCGCAGCCGTCGACCTTCGCCGCGTCCAGGTACTCGTCCGGGATGGTCAGCAGGAACTGCCGCAGCAGGAAGATGGAGAAGGCGTCGCCGAAGGCCATCGGGACGATCAGCGGCCACAGCGTGCCGGACAGGTCCAGCTGCTTCGCCCAGAACAGGTACATCGGGATGATGATCACCTGCGGGGGCAGCATCATCATCGAGATCACCAGCATCAGGGACAGGTGCCGGCCCCGGAAGCGGAACTTGGCCAGCGCGTACGCCACCGGGACCGACGACGCCACGGTGAGCACGGTGCCGAGGCCCGCGTACAGCAGCGTGTTCTTCCACCAGGTGAGGAAGCCGGGCGTGTCCAGGACGGCCCGGTAGTTGCCCCACTCCCAGGTGTGCGGCCACAGGTCCCGGGTGAGGGCCTGCTGGTCGCTCATCAGCGAGGTGAGGACCACGAAGACGAACGGCAGCGTGAAGAAGAGGGCGGCGGCCACGCCGAGCGAGTGGACGGCGATCCAGTGCAGCAGCACGCGCCTGCGGGCGGTGCGCTCCTCGGTGGGCGGCGGGCTGCCGGCCGCGGCGGGCCGGGCCGGAACCTGGGCCGTCGGTACCTGGGTGGTCATCGGTCACCTGCCTGGATCAGACCGCCCCGGCGGCGCATCAGCAGCGCCGTGAACGCCATGGCCAGGGCGAACAGCACGAGCGCGACCACACAGGCGGAGCCGTAGTCGAAGCGCTGGAAGCCGAGGTTGTAGACGAGCTGGGGGAGGGTGAGGGTCGACTTGTCGGGATAGCCGGGCTCGAAGGACTGCCCGGAGCCGCCGATGATCCCGGAGGCGACCTTCCCGGCGACCAGCGGCTGCGTGTAGTACTGCATCGTCTGGATCACGCCCGTGACCACGGCGAACAGCACGATCGGCGAGATGTTCGGCAGCGTCACGAACCGGAACCGCTGCCAGGCCGAGGCCCCGTCCAGCTCGGCCGCCTCGTACTGCTCCTTCGGCACGTCGAGCAGCGCCGCCATGAAGATCACCATGAGGTCGCCCACGCCCCACACGGCGAGCGCGGTCAGCGCCGGCTTGGACCAGGCGGAGTCCGTGAACCAGCCGGGCGCCGGTACGCCGAGGCCCTCCAGGACCGAGTTGACCGGTCCCGTGCCGGGGTTGAGGAGGAAGACGAAGGCCAGCGTCGCGGCGACGGGCGGAGCGAGATAGGGCAGGTAGAAGAGAGTGCGGAAGACCCCGGCGCCCGTCCTGATCTTCGTGATGAGCAGCCCGACCCCGAGCCCGAACACCACTCGGCAGGTCACCATCACCAGCACCAGCCAGAGGGTGTTGCGCAGGGCGGGCCAGAACAGCGGGTAGTCCTGGAAGACGTACGCCCAGTTCTCCAGGCCCCGGAACTGCGGGACGCCGAAGCCGTCGTACTTCATCAGCGAGAAGTACACGGTGGACACCAGGGGGTAGGCGAAGAAGACGGCGAACCCGACCAGCCAGGGCGACATGAAGGCCGCCGTCCGAAGCGCCGAGGAACGGCGCTTCGCGCGGAGCGTGTTGGTGGCCATGGACCGCTACTTCGCCTGCTCGATGTCGCGGTCGATCTGCGCGGCGGCCTTCTCCAGACCGGCCTTGAGGTCCTTCACCTTGCCCGACTCGTACTGGTAGCCGAGGTCCTGGAGGGTCAGCTGGTAGGTGGCGCCGTTGACGGAGGCCGGCGGGGAGTTCGACTCGGGGTGCTGGGCGATGTCCAGGAAGGTCTTGAACTCCGGGTCGGTCTTCAGGTCGGGGGACTTGAGGGCCGGGAAGGTGGAGGGCACGTTGCGGATGGCGTTGGCGAAGGCGACGACGGCCCCGGTGTCGGTCGTCATGTACTTCACCAGCTCCCACGCGGCGTTCTGCTTCTTGCTCTGCGGGGCGATGCCCATGACGGTGCCGGACAGGAATCCCTTGCCGTACTCGGCCGCCTCGTCGTCGGCGACGGGCATCGGCGCGGTGCCGATCTCGAAGTCGACCCCGGCGTCCTTCGCCATGCCGAGCCGCCACTCGCCGTCCAGCTGCATGGCCACCTGGCCGGTCTGGAAGGGGTGCTTGGCGCCCCACTCGTCACCGAAGGTGTTGCGGTACTTCTCCAGCTTCTCGAAGCCGCCGAGGTCGTCGACGAGCTTCTTCTGGTACGTGAACATCTCGGCGAACGCCGGGTCCTCGGCGACGGCGGACCTGCCGTCCTCGTCGAAGTAGGCGTGGTCCCACTGGGACATGTAGTGGTCGACCACGGTCTCGTAGCCGTGGTAGTTCGGCATGAAGCCGAGCTGCTGGTACCCGTCGCCCTTGGTCTTCGTCAGCTTCTTCGCCACCTGGGCGAACTCGGACCAGGTCTTCGGCGGGGCCTTGATCCCGGCCGCCTCGAAGGCGTCCTTGTTGTAGTAGAGGCCGTAGGCGTCGCCGAGCAGGGGCAGGGCGCAGCGCGTCCCCTCGAACTGGGTGTAGTCCAGCATCGGCTTCGGGATGAGTGCGTCCAGGTCGAGCTTCGACTTCTCGACGAACGGCTTCAGGTCGAGGAAGGCGCCCGAGGAGCAGAACTTGCCGATGTTGGACGTGGTGAACGAGGACACCACGTCGGGACCGCTCGAACCGCCCGCGCGCAGGGCCTGGTTGAGCTTGTCGTCGTTGATGTTGCCGACGACCTTCACCTTGATGTTGGGGTGTGCCTTCTCGAAGCGGTCCACGTTCGCCTGGACGGCCTTCACCTCGGCGGGCGCGCTCCAGCCGTGCCAGAAGGTGATGGTGGTCTCGGCGTTCGGGTCGTCGGAGGCGCCGGTGGCGGACTGCCCGGTGCAGGCGGTGGCGAGCAGGGCGAGGGAGGCGGAGGCGGCGACCGCGAGGGCCGCTTTTCTGGATATTCCGGGCATGGCGAAGCTCCCAGGGGCAGGGCGGGGGACAGGTGGGTGGGGCGAGTGGGTGGGGCGGGGCGGGGTGGCGCGGGGGTCAGCGCGAGGTGTCGAAGACCTCGTCGCGGGTGGTCGCGAGCGCACTCTCCAGCGCGCCGCGCAGGACGGGGTGTTCGGTCACGTCGCCGACGGCGAGCCGGGGCCGGGAGGCGGCCAACTCCTCCAGCTCGTCCCGGACCAGGTCGCGCAGCGCCTCGCCGCCCGCGGTGAGGGAGGTGCCGCTCAGGACCACCAGCTCGGGGTCCAGGACCGAGACGAGGGAGGCGAGGCCGATGGCCAGGCGGGTGGCGTAGGTCTGGAGCAGCCGGCGGTGCGGTCCGTCCGCGGCGTCGGCCCGCGCCGCGCGGGCCACCAGGGTGGCGGCGACCTCGGGGTACGGCCCCGACGGCACGTCGGTGACCCCCAGCTCCCGGGCCAGTCCCGCCAGGGCCTGGGAGCCGGCCAGCTCCTGGAAGCCGCCGCTGCCGGTGCGGCTGACCTTGCGGACCAGGGGGGCGCCGGGTACCGGCAGGAACCCGACCTCGCCGGCGCCGCCGGTCCAGCCGCGGTGCAGCCGGCCACCGAGGACCAGGGCGGCGCCCAGCCCCTCCTGGTTCCACAGCAGGACGAAGTCCTCGTGGCCCCGGGCCGCGCCGAGGCGCTGCTCGGCCACGGCGGCGAGGTTCACGTCGTTCTCGTACTCGACCGGCATCGGCAGTGCGGCGGCGAGTTCCTCCAGGAGGGCGGGGGAGTGCCAGCCGGGCAGGTGGGAGGCGTAGCGCAGCCGCCCGGTACCCGGGTCGAAAGCGCCCGGCGTGCCGATGACCAGGCGGTGGACGTCGTCGCGGGCGAGTCCGGCCGCTTTCACCGCGCCGTCGAGGGCGTCGGTGACCTGCTGGACGACGGGGGTGGCGGCGCGTCGGCCCGGGGTGGGCAGCTCGTACCGGCCGACGGTGCGCCCGGTGACGTCGGCGACCGCGGCGAGGACGCGGTCCGGGGTGACGTCGATCCCGGCGGCGTACGCGGCGGCCGGGTTGACCTCGTAGAGCTGGGCGCCGGGTCCGGGGCGCCCCTCGGTCGTCCCCCCGGCCAGGACCAGCCCCGCCGCCTCCAGGCGGGCCAGCAACTGGGAGGCGGTCGGCTTCGACAGGCCGGTCAGCTTGCCGATCCGGGTCCGGGACAGCGGTCCGTGCTCCAGCAGGAGGTCGAGTGCGGCCCGGTCGTTCATGGCGCGCAGGACGCGCGGGGTGCCCGGCGTACCGGCGGTTCCTGCCATGCGTGTCCACACCTGCCTCTCGACCGCTCAGCTTTTCAGGGGGCGGTGGGGGAAGTCCACCGCGCGGATCACGGGACACGTTCCGGCGGGACGCCCGAGTGCGTCTGTTAGGAAAGTTTCCTGTTGGCTGGAGAACGTAGGCCCGCCCGCAAGGAGCCGTCAAGAGACCGCCCCCGAGGCAACGCAGTCGTTACCTCGGGGGCGGGAAGCGCGCCGGGCGGGGCTACTTGCTGGTGCTGGGCGGCGGAATGGGGGAGGCCGCCATCGACTGCGGCGACACGGTGCTGGCGTACGCCGACGGTGCCGCGACGCCCGCCGTCGGGTCGGCGGCGGCCGGGGCGCCCTCCAGCGGGACCGTGGCCCCGCCGACGATCGCGATGCCGGCCGCGTCGAAGGCCCGCTTGATCCGCCAGCGCAGTTCACGCTCGACGGTGAGGGACTTGCCGGGCATGGTCTTCGCGGAGACCCGCACCACCATCGAGTCGAGCAGTACGGAGTCCAGCCCGAGGGTCTCGATCGGCCCCCAGAGCATCTCGTTCCACGGCTCTTCCTTGCTCATCCGCTCGCCGACCGCGGACAGGGTCTCCTTCACCTTGTCCAGGTCCTCGCCGGAGCGGACCGTGACGTCGACCCCGGCCGTGGACCAGCCCTGGGAGAGGTTGCCGATGCGCTTGACCTCGCCGTTGCGGACGTACCAGATCTCGCCGTCGACACCGCGCAGCTTGGTCACCCGCAGCCCGACCTCGATCACCTCGCCGGAGGCCACGCCCGCGTCGATGCTGTCGCCGACGCCGTACTGGTCCTCCAGGATCATGAAGACGCCGGACAGGAAGTCGGTGACCAGGTTGCGGGCGCCGAAACCGATCGCGACACCGGCGACACCGGCGGAGGCCAGCAGCGGGGCCAGGTTGATCTGGAAGGTGCCGAGCACCATCAGGGCGGCGGTGCCGAGGATGAGGAAGCTGGCCACCGAGCGCAGCACGGACCCGATGGCCTCGGAGCGCTGGCGGCGCCGCTCGGCGTTGACCAGCAGCCCGCTCAGCGCGGTGCCGCCGGACGACCCGCTCCTGCGGTTCATCCGCTCTATCAGCTTGGTGATCGCCCGCCGCACCACGGCGCGCAGCACCACCGCGATCACCACGATCAGCAGCACCCGCAGCCCGATCGCGAGCCACGTCGACCAGTTCTCCTCGACCCAGCCCGCGGCGTTCGTCGCGCTCTCGTGGGCCTCCTTCAGCGAGGGCACGGTCGGCGTCGTCGGGGACGGCGACGGCGAGGGCGACGACGCGGACGAGGCCGACGACGCGGACGACGAACCGGCGGCCGGCAGGACGGCGGCGGACAGGGACACGGCGGAAACCTCCAGGTGCGGCGGCCCGTCCTGCGCGGTCCGGTCCGAGGTCCGGTCCAAGGTCACGGAAAGGTCACCGGACGGGCAGATGCACCACACTAACGGGGCACCGGACCCGGTTCGGCCCGAAACGGGCGGGGGAGACGTCGCTCACCCGCGCTTGAACTGGTCACGCTCGCGCCCCGGCGCCCCGTGTGGTCGAAAACACTCCCAGCCCGTTACCGGGACATGGTGGCGCTACGACCAGGCATGAGGGGAGACTGAACCAGATCGTCCCGGCGCGAGCCACGCGCCGCCGACGCCCAAGGAGGCACCCGTGCCGCATGTCCTGGTCCTCAACGCGTCGTACGAGCCACTCGGCGTCGTACCGCTCCGCCGCGCGCTCGTCCTCGTCCTGGAGAACAAGGCCGTGTGCCTCGAGGAGTCCGGCGCCTTTCTGCACAGCGCGACCGTCACCGTGCCCGCACCCAGCGTGGTCCGGCTCAAGCGGTTCGTGCGGGTGCCCTACCGGGGCCCCGTCCCGCTCACCCGCCGTGCCCTGTTCGCCCGCGACGGAGGCCGCTGCATGTACTGCGGCGCCGTCGCCACCAGCGTCGACCACGTCATCCCGCGCAGCCGCGGGGGCCTGCACGCGTGGGACAACGTGGTGGCGTCCTGCCGGCGCTGCAATCACGTGAAGGCCGACCGCCACCTGGTCGAGCTGGGCTGGCGCCTGCGCCACAAACCGGCTCCGCCCACCGGTCTGGCCTGGCGCATCATCGGCACCGGCCACCGGGACCCGCGCTGGTTGCCGTACTTGCAGCCGTACGGCGCGGAGGACGCCATGGCCCGGATCGACGGCATCTCCGCCTGACGTCCGGGCCTCCGCCTGCTCCCGCCCGTGCTCCGGCTCAGCGCACCCGGTTCTTCAGCGGCTCGGTGTCCAGGGCGGTCCCGACCGGCTCGGGCAGCGCGACCTCCTTGCCGAAGGGCAGCGCCTGCACGGTCTCGTACCGGCCCCCGTCGGGGCGGCTGTGCACCTTGACCTCGCAGGTGTCCCGGTCGATCAGCAGATACACCGGGATGCCGGTCTCGGCGTACGCCCGGGGCTTGTCGACACGCTCACGCCGGTCGGTGTCCGAGTCGTACGAGGTGACCTCGACGACCGGGAGGACGGGGGCGGGGTCGGCCCACTCGCCCTGCCCCACGAAGGCTTCCGACGGAGCCAGCGAGCCGTCCGGCCGGGCGCGACCGCCTCGGCATGCCTCGACCACCAGTCCCTGTGTCGGGTCCAGCCACAGGTCGGGTCGGTGCTGCATACAGATGCGCGTCAGCCATTGGATGACGCGTCCGTGGTCGCCGTCGGGCACGGCCTTCCCGCCAAGATGTCCGTTGATGAACTCGAGCCGCGCGCCTTCTGTGCTCCGGTCGGCGTGGCGGGCGCGTTCCTCGAACTCGGTGACGAGCATCTGCGGCCCGTCGGAGGTCACGGACACAAGGCTCCTCCGGATCCGCGGGGGTCCACAACCTCAGCGTAGGGGGGATCCGGCCGGTCAGGGGCGGCGCCAGGTGAGGGTGTAGCGCCAGAAGAGGCGGCGGCGCAGTCGGGCGCCGGGCAGAACCGTGTGGGCCTCCGCGGCGATGTCGGGGAAGGCCATGTCGGCCGGGCGGGTCCGGGCGGTCATCGAGGTGGGCGGGGCGGCGGCCCGGCCCCTGTTCTTGAGCCACCCGAGGGCGGCGTTCGGGAGGACGGCGCCTGCGCCGAGCAGGTGGTCCGTGACGGTTCGCGGTCGGTAGAGGCCGACGACGACCAGGGTGCCGCCGGGGGCCATGTGCTCACGGAAGGTGTCGAGGGCCTCGGTGAACGGCAGGTGGTGGAGGGTGGCGACGCAGGTGATGACGTCGTGGGGTCCGGCGGGGAGGTCCGTCAGGGCGTCGGCGACGGCGAAGGAGGCCGCCGTCGGCTCGGGAGTCAGCGCGCGTGCCTGTGCGGTGATCGCCGGATCCGAATCGACGCCGCGGACCTCGTCGGCCCGGGTGGCGAGCAGACGGGCCAGGTCACCGGTGCCGGAACCGACGTCCAGCGCGCTGCCGAACCGGCGAGGGAGCTGCCGCAGGATCCAGCGGTGGTAGTGGGCGTTGTGGTCCCAGGGGTGAGCGGCGTTGAACCGGTCGAGCGCCTGAACGAGGCGGTGCGGGGTCAAGCCGGCCAACGTCACGCTGTCCTCCGACGGTGAGGTGCTTTTGGTACAGCAGGATGCTCGAACCCGAGGAATGACTCCTGCACGGCCTCGGAATCGGAACAGGAGCGGGGACCGACCGCACGGCCACCGACGCGGGCGCCGTCCGCCTGCGGTCGGACGAGGCTGCGAGCGACCGCACCGGCAGCCGCGGTTTCGCGCAGCCTGGGAGGGTACAGCCGCTGTCGCCGCGCGTGCCGAGCCCGGGCGGGACGGAGAGGCTAGCGAGGTGTCGCGAGTACGTTCCGGAGTACGTCTTCGAGCGTGACGCGGGCCAGCTCGTGCCTCA includes:
- a CDS encoding carbohydrate ABC transporter permease — encoded protein: MTTQVPTAQVPARPAAAGSPPPTEERTARRRVLLHWIAVHSLGVAAALFFTLPFVFVVLTSLMSDQQALTRDLWPHTWEWGNYRAVLDTPGFLTWWKNTLLYAGLGTVLTVASSVPVAYALAKFRFRGRHLSLMLVISMMMLPPQVIIIPMYLFWAKQLDLSGTLWPLIVPMAFGDAFSIFLLRQFLLTIPDEYLDAAKVDGCGELRTLLRVVLPMARPGIAAVALFQFFYAWNDYFGPQIYASENPGAWTLSYGLESFKGAHHTDWNLTMAATVLVMAPVILVFFFAQKAFVEGVTLTGVKG
- a CDS encoding carbohydrate ABC transporter permease; its protein translation is MATNTLRAKRRSSALRTAAFMSPWLVGFAVFFAYPLVSTVYFSLMKYDGFGVPQFRGLENWAYVFQDYPLFWPALRNTLWLVLVMVTCRVVFGLGVGLLITKIRTGAGVFRTLFYLPYLAPPVAATLAFVFLLNPGTGPVNSVLEGLGVPAPGWFTDSAWSKPALTALAVWGVGDLMVIFMAALLDVPKEQYEAAELDGASAWQRFRFVTLPNISPIVLFAVVTGVIQTMQYYTQPLVAGKVASGIIGGSGQSFEPGYPDKSTLTLPQLVYNLGFQRFDYGSACVVALVLFALAMAFTALLMRRRGGLIQAGDR
- a CDS encoding N-acetylglucosamine kinase translates to MGLSASVLAVDAGNSKTDVAVVAADGEVLATARGGAFRPPAVGVERAVDALADAVTRAFAAAGVTAVGHVSACLANADLPVEEEQLAAALHARAWGGSVEVRNDTFALLRAGVDEPLGVAVVCGAGVNCVGMRPDGRTARFPAIGRISGDWGGGWGLAEEALWHAARAEDGRGEPTELARTLPAHFGLDSMYALIEALHLRRVEPVRRHELTPVLFATAAGGDPLARSVVDRQADEVVAMATVALTRLDLLAEPAPVVLGGSVLAARHPQLDQRIRELLAARAPKAVPRVVTARPVLGAVLLGLDHVGAAPGAGERAREHFAA
- a CDS encoding ABC transporter substrate-binding protein — protein: MPGISRKAALAVAASASLALLATACTGQSATGASDDPNAETTITFWHGWSAPAEVKAVQANVDRFEKAHPNIKVKVVGNINDDKLNQALRAGGSSGPDVVSSFTTSNIGKFCSSGAFLDLKPFVEKSKLDLDALIPKPMLDYTQFEGTRCALPLLGDAYGLYYNKDAFEAAGIKAPPKTWSEFAQVAKKLTKTKGDGYQQLGFMPNYHGYETVVDHYMSQWDHAYFDEDGRSAVAEDPAFAEMFTYQKKLVDDLGGFEKLEKYRNTFGDEWGAKHPFQTGQVAMQLDGEWRLGMAKDAGVDFEIGTAPMPVADDEAAEYGKGFLSGTVMGIAPQSKKQNAAWELVKYMTTDTGAVVAFANAIRNVPSTFPALKSPDLKTDPEFKTFLDIAQHPESNSPPASVNGATYQLTLQDLGYQYESGKVKDLKAGLEKAAAQIDRDIEQAK
- a CDS encoding 6-phospho-beta-glucosidase: MKLTVVGGGSTYTPELIDGFARLRDTLPVEELVLVDPAADRLELVGGLARRIFARQGHAGRVVTTSDLDAAVDGADAVLLQLRVGGQAARQQDETWPLECGCVGQETTGAGGLAKALRTVPVVLDIAERVRRANPDAWIIDFTNPVGIVTRALLQAGHRAVGLCNVAIGLQRKFAALLGVAPADVHLDHVGLNHLTWETGVRLGGPEGEDVLPRLLAEHGEAVAADLRLPRPLLDRLGVVPSYYLRYYYAHDEVVDELRTKPSRAAEVAEMERQLLQMYGDPALDEKPALLAKRGGAYYSEAAVDLAAALLGGAGSPYQVVNTYNRGTLPFLPDDAVIEVPAAVGGKGAAPLPVADVDPLYAGLMANVTAYEDLALDAALRGGRDRVFRALLAHPLVGQYAYAEQLTDRLIAHNREHLAWA
- a CDS encoding glutamate ABC transporter substrate-binding protein encodes the protein MRAGRLRTGLKGWGGVGAMAFACVLAVLAALLLPAVPWHGGGGGSGRDGAADDGHGATHGSQARAAQECTDPEKQTLAPSGDDGPTIDRIRAREGEKRKLIVGVDQNSFRWGYRDPNSGGDAELEGFDIDLAHRIAKDVLGDEDAVQFKAIPTDQRVPAIQDGRVDMVVRTMTINCDRLEDVAFSAPYFRTGQQVLAPKSSKITGYDGTLAGKEICTAAGSTALSTLEQDQKDGRLAEGVDLRTTVPNQLDCLVRLQLGEVDAVVTDGALAASQAAQDPTVELKGDAFTTEYYGVAMKKDADDLVRRVNRVLEQWRADRADGWQHSYEEWLSETMDDPAKSLPPTPQYLRGS